From the Malus domestica chromosome 17, GDT2T_hap1 genome, one window contains:
- the LOC103404186 gene encoding uncharacterized protein codes for MADWGPVVIAVVLFVLLTPGLLFQLPGNSRVVEFNNMQTSGVSILVHTIIYFGLITIFLIAIGVHIYLG; via the coding sequence ATGGCGGATTGGGGGCCGGTGGTGATAGCGGTGGTGCTGTTCGTGTTGTTGACGCCGGGGCTTCTGTTTCAGCTCCCCGGGAACAGCCGGGTGGTGGAGTTCAACAACATGCAGACTAGCGGGGTTTCCATCTTGGTTCACACAATCATTTACTTCGGACTCATCACCATATTCCTCATCGCTATCGGCGTTCACATCTACTTGGGCTAG